AATATAGAATTAAGGAAAATTATATTTTGTTTGTCGGGGTACTTCAGCCAAATAAAAATATTGTTAAGTTATTAGAAGCATTTTCCTTATTAAAAAATTCTTGCAAATTAGAACATCAATTGGTTATTGCCGGTGAAAAAGGATGGCTTTATGAGGATATTTTTAAGAAATACAATGAATTAAAGTTAGGAGATACGGTTATTTTTACAGGATATGTTCCTGATGGTGACCTTCCTGCGTTATATAGTGGCGCAGACCTTTTTATTCTGCCATCCCAATTAGAAGGTTTTGGCATACCTGTTTTAGAGGCAATGGCTTGTGGGACACCAGTAGTTACCTCCAATACTTGTGCTTTGCCTGAAACAGCCGGGGATGCGGCTATTTTAGTTAAACCCGATTCTGTCCATGAAATTGCCGGGGGAATATATCAGGTGCTGTCTGATAATAATTTACAAGCAAGTTTGCGACAAAAAGGATTTGCTCACGCTAAGAAATTTACCTGGGAAAATACGGCAAAAATGACGCTGGAGGTTTATAGAAAGGGGATTCTATGAAAATAGCTATTATTGGCACAAGAGGAATACCTGCTCGCTATGGTGGGTTCGAAACCTGCGTTCAGGAATTGAGTATGCGATTGGTGGAGAAAGGACACGAGGTAATAGTCTATTGTCGAAATAGCAACTCACCAGACCGACCTAAAGAATTTAAAGGGGTAAAACTCATTCACCTCCCTTCGGTTAGAACCAAAATAGCCGATACCTTTTCACATACCTTTTTTTCTATGATTCATGTTTTGTTTGGGCGGATTGATGTTATCCTTGTTTTTAATGCGGCTAATAGCCCGTTATGCCTCATTCCAAAGTTATTTGGAAAGAAGATAGCCATCAATGTTGATGGACTTGAATGGAAAAGAAGGAAATGGGGCAAGACAGCTCAAACCTATTATCAATTTGCCGAATATCTGGCGACAAAGATATGTCACCAGATTATAGCAGATTCAAAGGCTATCCAGCAATATTACCTGAAACGGTATAACACAACCTCTACCTTCATTCCCTATGGGGCGGACATTGAAACTTCTTCAAATCCCAACATTCTTAAGGAGTATAATTTAGACAGGGATAATTACTTTTTTGTGGTCACCCGATTGGAGCCAGAAAATAACCCGGATTTAACCATTCAAGCCTTTGAGCAGGTAAAAACAGATAAAAAACTGGTTATAGTTGGTGGGACAGGTTATAAAAGTCGGTTTGTTCAAGAACTAAGAAAGACAAAAGACAAAAGAATAATCTTTATGCCGCCTGTGTATGAAAAAGACCACATCAAAGAATTATTCTGTAATTGCTATGCCTATGTTCATGGGAATGAAGTTGGTGGGACAAACCCTGCTTTATTAAGTGCTTTAGGTTATGGGAATTGTGTTTTGGCTTTAAATGTGCCCTTTAATGAAGAGGTAGTGGGTGAAGCCGCTATTTTATATGATAGGTCAACCGAGGATTTAAGCCCAAAAATGCAATATCTTGTCGATAACCCTGATGTCGTCGCCGACTATAGAAAGAGAGCAGTAAATAGAATAAAGAAGGCAGAATATACCTGGGAGAGAGTAACTGATGGTTATGAAGAACTTCTCGTAAGCCTTACAGAGTCTTAGGTTTCACGCAAAGGACGCAAATGTAATTTTTTCCCTTATTTCCCTTTGCGTTCTTTGCGTGCTTTGCGTGAAACTTCCTTTCTCCCTGTGAGGTTGAAAATTTTACTTTGTCATCTTCACCAGGTCATTCCGTTTAAATCCAGTGCCAGTGGTAATTATTGCTACAGAATATTTTTCCTTTACTTCTATGACTTCAATCGTCCCCATTTTTTGTCCTTCTTCTCTACCAAGAGATAAACCGGTAACCGGGTCAATTAATTCTTCTCCTATGGTCCAAACCTCCATTTTATCTCCAGTTTTAATCCCAACATCTATTCCACCATTGATAATGAGCCTTTCATCTTTTACCGTAACAATTCTTCCTTCCCATGGTTTAGCCTTTAATTGTCCCTCAATAAAACCTACCATATCTTCAATTGCTTGACGGGTAGCTTTACCTAAGGGGGTTTTATGAAAATCAACTCCACCAATGGTTACATCACCTACCTTTACTCCACCGGCAACTATAACCGTATTTGCCTTTTGTTCAGTTCGATGTGATTCAATAATTTCACCCGTCGAGGCATCAAACATCCTGATATCAACGGCTACCTGGGCGGTGATTACGCCACCGCCACCAAGTGTAATACCCTTAACAAAGACTCCAACGCCTTTGATTGATTCAAACTGTGTAAATTCTGTAACTGCACCCTTAATTAAAATTTGAGCTCCAAGTATTTCACCAAATTTAGCCGCAGTTTCTGGTTTGATTCTATCCGCTTTTCCTAAATCCTGTTCTTTTAGCATATCTTGAAATGCCTTATTGTCCCGTTCCAGGACAATAGATTTACCCGTGTTATGGAGTGCGGTAATGAGCATCTCTGACATCCCACTTCCAATTTTGGCTTCTACTCCAGGTGCTTTAACCTCAAAATCAAGCACCGCAACTCGTTTCTTCGGACCAAAATAAGATGTTGTTGAAGTCTCCTCATTACCTTTGGAACTCTTTTCCTTCTTTGCTCCTTCTATCATTTTAAAAGAGAGGATGATACTCAAGGAAACCATCACTCCAACATTAGCCCATTTTAAAAAAATTTTATTCATCGTAATTTTTCCTCCTGTTACTGAATTATTTGTGTTCCAATTCCCTCATCTGTAAATAATTCTAAAAGAATCGAATGAGGGATTCGACCATCAATTATGTGTGCTTTATCAACCTTTTTTGAAGTGATTGTCTTTTTACAGGCATTAATCTTCGGGAGCATTCCTTCAGCAATACACCCATCCTTTATCAATCCCTCAATTTCTTCCAGTTTTAAAGTTGAGATAAGGGAACTGGCATCTTTTATATCCTTAAAAATACCTTTGATATCCGTCAGGATAATTAATTTTTGAGCAGATAAGGTAATAGCTATTTCTGCGGCGGCTATATCAGCATTGATATTATATCGTTTTCCATCTTTTCCTATGCCAATAGGAGCAATAACCGGTATAAATCCATTTTCATCAAGGGTTTGGATTATTTTTGAGTTAATATTAGTTACCTGTCCAGTTAAACTTCCATTTGTCGTTTGCATTGCCTCAATCAAATCGCCATCCACACCAGTCAATCCAATTGCTGGAGAGCCATGATGATTAATCAAGGAGACAATTTCTGCATTTATTCGTCCACCTAAAACCATCTCAACAATTTCCATTGTCTCTGAATCAGTATGTCGAAGTCCGTTGATAAATTCTATTTTCTTACCCATTTTTTTCATCACCTGGTCTATTTGTGGACCTCCGCCATGGACAATAACTGGTTTAATACCAATATATCTTAATAAAACTATATCCTGGGCAAAACTATGTTTTAATTTTTCATCAACCATAGATTTTCCCCCATATTTGATGACGATTATCTTCCCAGAAAATGCCTTGATGTAAGGTAATGCTTCGACTAAAACATTAGCCCGAGTAATTAATGAATTCATTTTCAATCTCCTCTCACTATTTTATGTTACACTATTTAGTCTCGAAAGTCAACTGAAATTTTTCGACCTGTGAAATAGGTTTTAAAGGAAAATGGAAAAACCTCCGATAATATATATATCCAGTAAAAACAAAGACTGGCTATGTAAAAAAGAGGGGGTTAGGTAAAATGAGAAACAAAATGAAGATTTTGGTATCGATCGAGGATGAATTTGGCAATGAAGAGATACAGCCTGTAACAATTGAGGCAGATGTACCTGATTACAAGGAATTTGAGAATTTCAGGCAAGGCTTTGATGTGTATGAAAGAGCAGTTTTGAGAGCTCAAAAAGAAGCTACAGAAGAGGCTACAGAGAGATGTGTGCTTTGAAGTATGGGATACCCGAGTGGTTGGGAAAACCACCTATGCAAGCCTAATCCTTGTATAGAAGTTTGTAATTATGTAGATAAAGGAACAATCTGTATCTACAGAAAGATAGGGTATCATCGTGAGGTGATATGATGGAGTGACGAATTACAAATGACCTACTGGGGTGTATGACTATGGCGTATTAACTCGTGCCAACTGCCCTTTCTCAGCGAAACACTGGCAATGTCCTTGTCGGAGATGAATAAATAGGTTAGGTTAAAGCATCTCTGGGTAATGCGTTTGAACATACATCACGGAAGGAAAATGGGTAATCCATATGACCAAAGGAGGACTCACATCTT
This genomic interval from bacterium contains the following:
- a CDS encoding DUF1972 domain-containing protein, translating into MKIAIIGTRGIPARYGGFETCVQELSMRLVEKGHEVIVYCRNSNSPDRPKEFKGVKLIHLPSVRTKIADTFSHTFFSMIHVLFGRIDVILVFNAANSPLCLIPKLFGKKIAINVDGLEWKRRKWGKTAQTYYQFAEYLATKICHQIIADSKAIQQYYLKRYNTTSTFIPYGADIETSSNPNILKEYNLDRDNYFFVVTRLEPENNPDLTIQAFEQVKTDKKLVIVGGTGYKSRFVQELRKTKDKRIIFMPPVYEKDHIKELFCNCYAYVHGNEVGGTNPALLSALGYGNCVLALNVPFNEEVVGEAAILYDRSTEDLSPKMQYLVDNPDVVADYRKRAVNRIKKAEYTWERVTDGYEELLVSLTES
- a CDS encoding CsgG/HfaB family protein; protein product: MNKIFLKWANVGVMVSLSIILSFKMIEGAKKEKSSKGNEETSTTSYFGPKKRVAVLDFEVKAPGVEAKIGSGMSEMLITALHNTGKSIVLERDNKAFQDMLKEQDLGKADRIKPETAAKFGEILGAQILIKGAVTEFTQFESIKGVGVFVKGITLGGGGVITAQVAVDIRMFDASTGEIIESHRTEQKANTVIVAGGVKVGDVTIGGVDFHKTPLGKATRQAIEDMVGFIEGQLKAKPWEGRIVTVKDERLIINGGIDVGIKTGDKMEVWTIGEELIDPVTGLSLGREEGQKMGTIEVIEVKEKYSVAIITTGTGFKRNDLVKMTK
- the argB gene encoding acetylglutamate kinase, which codes for MNSLITRANVLVEALPYIKAFSGKIIVIKYGGKSMVDEKLKHSFAQDIVLLRYIGIKPVIVHGGGPQIDQVMKKMGKKIEFINGLRHTDSETMEIVEMVLGGRINAEIVSLINHHGSPAIGLTGVDGDLIEAMQTTNGSLTGQVTNINSKIIQTLDENGFIPVIAPIGIGKDGKRYNINADIAAAEIAITLSAQKLIILTDIKGIFKDIKDASSLISTLKLEEIEGLIKDGCIAEGMLPKINACKKTITSKKVDKAHIIDGRIPHSILLELFTDEGIGTQIIQ